CAATCTCTGCACTCAGCGGGGTAATCAGCGGTTGTTCGTCAGCAGCTGGTTCAGACCAAGGATCGGAGAGGGTATCTCCAGCACTGGTCGATGCTGCTATATCAGGAAGATTGGGGTTTGATGATTCATCGACTACAGGAGTCAAATCGACAGGTGGCTCTACGAGAGGGGGCGCAAACGGATCGGACAAAATATCAGATGAATCGGTTGGTGCTGCTGATATATCTGGAAGACCGGGGTCTGGCAGCTCACCTCCCTCAGGAGTTAAATTCCCAGGTAAATCCAAGTCACCCAGGACAGGAGAGCTGGAGTCTGATGACGTCTCTGACCAGGCATCTAGGGGCTGAGTACCTTCGTCTTCACCTACTAACGGCATATTAGCCGGATCAACGGATTCTAAACGGTCGCCAATTCCACTCAACTCTTCTATTGGAGGCGTTTCTACATCTGGCCCCATTTGAATAAGCGTCGTATCGCCAAGGGTTGTTCCCAGCTCTTCCGTAGGAGGCGGAGGTTCCGTGGATTCCTCTGACCAAGAGTCTAAATCTGGTAGAGAGGCAGGCTCATCATTGGCAGGGGTATCTCCTAACAATTCTGACAACGAATCAAACAACTCGTCAGAAATAGGGCCAGAATCGGCACTGGGAGCATTACTAGGATCCGAGCCAGGTTCTGAAGAAGGGACTCCACCTGATTCAGAGTTCGGATCGTTAGGATTAACCATAATATTGAGCCATTTTTAGGGTTTAATCTTTGGCAACCATCCTACAGGGGTACTGAAGGTGCGATCGCACCTCCGCACATTCTTTTTAGAATTCATGAACACAAACTGTCAGTTTGTAAAGTCATTTGTGAACATTAAAAATGAGTGTTGGAGTGGGTAATTAGCGTATTAGTCTTGACGATTCAACTCAGTCACTCATTTAATAATCATCATTGCGAGAATAATCCTTAAGGATTAACCGAAGTATGCGTTTGTTTCTGCCCTTCAAAGTACAACTTCATCTTTTAGTCTTAACCCTCTTTTTATCGACGCTGAGTAGTTGTGCTGAACGAGAAACGCAGTCTCAAACGTCCGCCCCCCCTTCGCAATCCACTACCGAAAAGACGGAACCTTCATTATCCAGTCAGGATGCAGCCAGTTGGTCTATCATCTTGACCGATCCAGAAGAGTCGCCTCAAACATCTTCACCATCATCTTTGGGTGCACCCGATTCATCTCCTCAGGCTCCTACATCTCCGAGTCCTCTGAAACCAGGAAAAACAGGTCAACCTCAAAAAACGAAACCTCAAGGCCAGGCAGCCCCTAAACGCAACACCCGCAAACAAAAAGTTGCGTTTTCTCGCACCCCCTATGCCGTTATTGATGAAGCTAAAAAGGATCAATTCAACGTTACAGGGGAGCAAATTTTTAGCAACAGCTATCTACCCAATCATCAGGTTGATTTCAACGAGGCTGATTTATTAGCCGTTCTGACCAATGTTAAAACGTACTTTGAATCCCATAGTCACAATGATTCCACGGCATTACGGGAAGGAATTTTAGGCACGGGTGGCGTCACGGTTCAGGATATTCAAGACACCTTGGCCTTTATGATCAATACCTTAGAGCAAGATATTGCACTCCAACGGCCATCCCGATTAAAAGATCCGAATTTTCTCAACACCCATTTCCAGGTCGTAAAATGGCAACCCTATAACCCGCAACAGCCAGATCAAAATCAATTGCGAATTACCAAATATGCAGTTTTTGCCCATCAAGGATCTCGGACAAAAACTGCAGAGTTTGATACTCCTATTTACCAGCTCAAACCAGAGTATGCAGTTGATAAATTTTTCCAGAACTATTCGAAACAGGAGGTCCTCACAGGTATCTATGAAACCGGAGGCAAGGAACAAGGGAAAGCCACTCCTCTGGCCTACCTGACTCGGCAAGGATTGGAAGATGCCTTATTGCAAGGCACCATCTTGATCCGCTTTGGCGATGGCTCATCGGCTTACTTCAATGTGGATCGCAACAATGGGATTGCCTATGTACGAGGACAGCCCCAACGAGAACAAAAGCGCTACTGGTATTTCAAACAAGTGGATGCCATTAAGGGGTATGGTCCTAAAACTGCAAAAATCGCGGTGCGACCGGGCGTGACTTTTGCAGGTGATGTGCTCAATATTGGCCTAGGGAAAATTATCATGCTGGAGCACAATACAGGCGGGACTCAGCAGCTCAATATGGGGGTTCTGGCGGATACGGGTGGGGCGTTTTTGCCCAATTTATATCAACTCGATTTTCTAGCTGGCGTATTTCCCAGCCATGACCAGTTTAAGCAACATATCAGTACCCTACCTGCCTATGCGAATGCCTATATTTTGATCAAGAAGAAGAGTTAGATGGTTATACTGTGGTCATTATGGCGCTGCTTTATTAAATGGGCATCAACAGTTACCTAAAAGCAGTCTCGATTTCAACGCTGGAAACCTTACAACAAGATCCGGGGTTGACTGAATTATTTTTTGCTGCCCAGTGGTTACCAGAAGCTCCTAAATGGAAGAAGTCTTATCTGCAGGGAGAATGGTGTGAGAGAGCGAAGGAACAGGCGGCCCAACGGTTCTCAACATATTCTTCACTCAAGCAACCGTTTCTTGATGAGTGGGAAACTCCAGAAGCAGATCTCCACAAGTATTTTGATGTCCTTACATTTCTGCTAGCAGGCTATGTGCCAGGCTATATCCTGCAGCCATGGACGATTCCAGAACTCAGAAGCAATGCTGAGTTGATGCAACAATCCAAAACTCGAGATTTTGCACCTTTCCTACTGTTTATGGACTCTCAGTGGGATGGGCTTCCTTTGGTCAATGCCTTGGGGGCCGGAACGATTCTGAATCCCAATACGAGGAATAACCCAAATCATAGCTTAGTTCGTTATCTATCCACAGAGGAAGTAGGGAACATGTTAGGTGGCTTGCTATTGCTTTCAGAACAAAGATTTCGAACACGTTATAAACGAGAATCTAGGAAGTCAGCCCCTGTTCCCCTTTTTGATCTTTCTGAAGAAGAAGAGCTAGATTGGTTAACCGATTATTTTCGGATTATAGAAAATTACTATAGCAACACCCTTCGTTCAGAAAAAGCCTTGCTGCTATACCTGTCTTAATTAAAAATCTGGCAGATCATCTCTTCTAGATGCTGCCAGACTCGACAAAAATAATGGATTGAGATGTGGTTAAGCAGGTCTTTCTTCAATCACTTGGTCAATGAGGCCATATTCCAAAGCCTCATGGGCAGACATAAAGAAGTCGCGATCCATATCTTTTTCAATTTTTTCCAAGGGTTGCCCTGTTCTCGCGGCGTAGATGTCATTCAACTGTCGACGCACACGAATGATTTCCTTCGCTTCAATTTCAATATCAGAAGCTTGTCCACGCGCCCCACCCGAAGGCTGGTGAATCATAATGCGAGAATGAGGAAGCGCCAAACGCTTACCAGGAGAGCCCGCAGCCAGTAGAAACGAACCCATGGAGGCCGCTAGGCCAACACAGATGGTCGCGACTTCTGACTTAATATGCTGCATGGTGTCATAAATAGCCAACCCCGCAGTCACTGAACCACCCGGCGAGTTGATATAGATGGAAATCGGCTTACTGGGATCTTCAGAATCCAAATACAGGAGAAAAGCCACAATTTGATTGGCTAGACCATCCGTTACTTCCTGGCCCAGAAAAATGATTCTTTCTTGGCTCAAACGGGTATAAATATCCACCCAGCGTTCATAGGGGCTGCCAGGAATACGGTAGGGAACACTAGGAACACCAATAGGCATAGTCGATAACTCTCTTTTTGCTACTACTCAGGTTGACTCATTTCTTAGACGGGCATTGGCGTGGGTAATTCTTTTTGGCTAGCCAACACGCGATCAATCAACCCATAG
The genomic region above belongs to Acaryochloris sp. CCMEE 5410 and contains:
- a CDS encoding DUF1877 family protein; the encoded protein is MGINSYLKAVSISTLETLQQDPGLTELFFAAQWLPEAPKWKKSYLQGEWCERAKEQAAQRFSTYSSLKQPFLDEWETPEADLHKYFDVLTFLLAGYVPGYILQPWTIPELRSNAELMQQSKTRDFAPFLLFMDSQWDGLPLVNALGAGTILNPNTRNNPNHSLVRYLSTEEVGNMLGGLLLLSEQRFRTRYKRESRKSAPVPLFDLSEEEELDWLTDYFRIIENYYSNTLRSEKALLLYLS
- a CDS encoding ATP-dependent Clp protease proteolytic subunit, which translates into the protein MPIGVPSVPYRIPGSPYERWVDIYTRLSQERIIFLGQEVTDGLANQIVAFLLYLDSEDPSKPISIYINSPGGSVTAGLAIYDTMQHIKSEVATICVGLAASMGSFLLAAGSPGKRLALPHSRIMIHQPSGGARGQASDIEIEAKEIIRVRRQLNDIYAARTGQPLEKIEKDMDRDFFMSAHEALEYGLIDQVIEERPA